A region of the Silene latifolia isolate original U9 population chromosome 9, ASM4854445v1, whole genome shotgun sequence genome:
GTGGATCGAAGTTGTGCGGACTAACATATTCAGCAGCAAAGAGGCACGCAACCAGAAAATTCCTGTAGGATCAACCGCCAGAATCTGCCATCAGTCACCTTTGACGAAACAAATGCATGGTCTGCTCCAGAACAGCACCACGATGCTCTAATCATCACACTCCCCATAGGAAACTGTGAGGTGAAAAAGATCTTGGTGGATACCGGAAGCTCTGTCAACTTGATCATGCTAGAGACACTCAAAGGCATGGGATTCACCGAGAAAGATCTAGCAAAGAAGGCGGTCCCCTTGGTTGGTTTCAGTGGCGAAACAAAGCATTCCTTAGGAGAAatcgtcatcccaacctatgtcgGAGGTGTAAACAAGCAGATAAGGTATCTGGTTATTGACAgaccctctacttacaatgtgatccttggcaggccctggatccacgagaTGAAAGCAATTCCCTCAACGTACCACCAGTGTCTGAAGTTTCCAACGCCTTGGGGGTGCAAGAGATACGTGGAGAccaggaagaagctaaggattgctATAAAGTAGCTCTGAAGTCGACAACCAGCTCGCCTACATAGAAATTACAGAGCCAACTCATCCATGATGAATACATTGAACCCCAGCATACAGAACTAGATGAAGTCATCCTGGACGCGTTGTACCCAgaacgaaccgtgctcattggatcTGAATGTACAGGTAACATTCGTGAAGAACTCGTTCGGTTATTAAGAACTAACGGgaattgttttgcttggtcacataatgatatgatagggatagacccaagtgtgataacccacaagctaagtgtggatccaagctataaacctgtgcagcagaaaagaagaaagtttgcttcTGAAAGAAACCAGGTAATAAACCAGGAAATAGATAACCTGCTTGCTGCAGGAAAGATtcgagaagtaaaatatccagaatggttgtctaatgtggtGGTGGTCCCGAAAAAGAACGACAAGTGGAGGGTCTGCGTAGATTTCACGGATTTAAATAAAGCTTGCCCAAAGGATCCATTTCCACTACCACACATAAACGCCATGGTGGATGCTACTACAGGTCATGAGATGCTGAAATTCCTGGATGCCTGGAGCGGATATAatcagataaagatgcaccccagCGGCCAGGAAAAGACAGCATTCAAATCCGAGCGAGGTATCTACTGTTATATTGGCATGCCTTTTGGACTGAAAAATGCAGGATCTTCCTATCAGAGGCTggtaaacatgatgtttaaagagaaaataggccaaactatggaagtatacatagacgatatggtcgCCAAATCAAGGCAGGCTTCGCAACATCATCAGCACCTGGCAAAAACTTTCAATACCCTCAgaaaatataaaatgaagctGAATCCGACAAAGTGTACCTTTCGAGTATCCAGTGGAAAATTTCTGAGTTACATGGTGACCCAGAgggggatagaggccagcaccgAGCAAATCAAAGCAATTCTGCAGCTGGAGTCACCACAGAAACCAAAAGACGTCCAGCGCCTGACTGGAAGAGTGGCAGCTCTAAACAGATTTATATCCAGATCCTCAGACAGATGCCGGCTGTTCTATGACATACTCAGAAAGAGCCAAAGATTCGAGTGGACGGAGGATCATGAGAAAGCATTTCAGGAGCTGAAACGTTATCTCAGCACCCCGCCACTTCTGTCGAAGCCAGAACCAGGAGAGCACTATTCCTATACCAGCCAGTCACAGAAGCAGTAGTTAGTGTAGTACTAGTGTGAGAGCAGGAAGGATCACAGTACCCAGTATATTATGTCAGTAAGTCTCTACTTCCAGTAGAGACCAGGTACACGTCACTAGAAAAACTTGTCCTTGCACTAGTTACAACATCTTATAAATTGCGTCCTTACTTCGAGTCTCCTACAATTTATGTGATAACTAACAATCCTCTTAAGACTATCATGAGAAAACCAGAATTGTCAGACAGGATGGCTAAATGGTCCGTGCACCTAAGCGGTTACGATTTGAAATTTGAACCTCGCACGGCCATAAAGTCTCAGGCTCTGGCAGACTTTGTGTCTGACTTCTGCCCGGCTCTCCAGACCCAAGCGGAACAGGACATTCTGAGTCTGGAGGAAGATAAAGGGGAACAAGTGTGGGAGCTGCATGTGGACGGAGCCTCCAACGCAAGAGGAGCAGGAGTAGGattggtcctcaaatcacccaGGGAGATCTCATAGTCTAGGTTgtacgatgtgaattcaaggccacaaacaacgaagcagaGTACGAGGCATTGATCCTGGGTCTGAAGCTGGCTTTGGATCTGAAAATCAGACACCTCAAGGTTTGCAGTGATTCTAAACTTATAGTTAACCATGTAAATGACTGTTATGAAGCCAGGGATCCCAGGATGATGGCATACCTAGACGTAGCAAAGGAGATGACCCTCAGATTTTTCACGTTCAACATCAAACAAATCCCCAGGGACCAGAACGCAGAAGCAGGCACACTAGCCACCCTTAAGGCAACCTTCAAAGCAGGAGCCGTCTGTACAATACCAATTGTCCACGTACTGGAGTTAGCAATACTAAAACCTGAGCAGGAAGCAGTAGTATTGTGCAGCACCAGCAGTGAAGAAAATACTCCAGACTGGAGGAAACCATACCTAGACTGGCTGCAGAATGATATCCTTTCACCAGATAAAAAGGAAGTAAGGAGCTTCAAAATAAAAGCATCCAGGTTCATACTAATCGATGATGTCCTGTTCAGGAAGTCCCACGCTAgaccctacctcagatgcctggatcggGAAGAATCTCAAgctgttttgcatgctctccacagtggagaatatggaaaccatgcagggggcaggagcctgtccaagaaggcactgaggcagggatacttctggcccacaatgcgcaaagaCGCCATGGAGTTCGCAAAAAGATGTGACACTTGTCAGAGGCACGCCCACAtcagccaccagccagcagagccttTGCATCAGGTTATCTCACTGTGGCCcttcatgaagtggggaatggacatcgtGGGACAATTACCAGGGCGTCAGGAAACAAAATTTACATGCTCGCTATGACGggctacttctccaagtggatagaagtagAATCATCCTCCCAGGTTACAGAAATCCAGGTTatatctttcattaaacgcaatatTATATGCAGGTTTGGCATTCCATATGAGATTATATGTGATAATGGATCTCAGTTTATTGGAAATAAGACAGAAGATTTTTGTGCAAGGTGGAATATTTCATTGCAGAAATCTACTCCTAGGAACCCCTAGTCCAACGGACAAGCCgaatccagcaataaaatcatcgttgaaaacttgaaaaagaagCTGGAAGAAATTGGGGGCAAGTGGGCAGAAGAGCTGCCTCTGgttctctgggctgacagaaccacacccACGGTTGCAACGGGACAAAcccccttcagcctggtgttcggagcagaagcagtcattccatccgAAGTTAGGGTCCCAACCCACACGTACGGATGCATAACAGAAGACCTAAATTAGTAGAAATGGCAAGCAGCCTGGACACGATAAATGAACTCAGAACCAGCACCCAGATCAGGATGGCTTTCTACCGACAGACGGTGGCCAAAAGCTATAACAGGAATGTAAAGGTAAGAACCCTGCAGGTAGGAGATCTGGTCCTGAGAAAAGTCTTCCAGAATACCAAGAACCAACAAGCAGGAAAATTCGCCTACAACTGGGAGGGACCATACTAAGTGGAAAACATAGTTGGAAACGGAGCTTACCGACTCATGACTatggaaggacaaatggttcgcagatCCTGGAATATCACCCACTTGAAAAATTATTTCACCTAAGTAACCAGTATGGCCAGCAACTGGGTACTCAGCCTACCAGATACAGCTCAGCCAGGTTCTAGATATTGCTTTAAATATTTCTCTGGCTCTGAATATTTTTCTGGTTCTGAAAATTTTTTCTGAGTTTAACATTTTATGGCTCTCAAAACTTTTGTACATGTTCTGAATTTAAACATTTTTTGATTCCGAAAATGTTCTAAGTTCGACATTTTTTGGTTCTGAAATTTTTCGCACATATTTAGATTTTAACATTCTCTGGTTCTGAAATAACTCTACATGTATTCTGACCATGATATCTCCCAATTCTAAGAATTTTTCAAGTTATAAAACCATTTTAAATGTATTAAGTAAAGAAATTCCCTTTTATAATTTTCTTTCAAATAAATGGCCAAGTGAataaaaatgcaaactaatctagcAGGGTCTGTATTCACTACAGAAGGCGTGTGTCtgtggctaagcacgtacaaccgggacaGTCAGCCTCTCAcgatgcattagcacccacgcaagcctggcttCTCCGAACGAGTGGGCGTATTAGACCCCTTAGCCAGCTATCAGACAGCGATGGCCAAACAAGCaacgtgcatgcacaaatcaaagcaCCAGAAACGGTACGACACAAAGATATATCCAGCAGAAAATATTTAAGTTAAAAAGCAAAATATGTCTGGCCCCTGGACCAGACCAAAATACGCCAAACTGTTCAAAATGAAACTAAAGTGTTACGCCCCGGAGGGCCAAAAACTAACTAAGCATAACAAAAGTTTCTCAGACGCAGGAAAAGCTAATCTAGATCAATATGATCCACAGCCTCAGAAGCAGCTGTCTGGGTGTCAGAAGCAGGAGAAGTCACCTCTTCTGCAGCACCTGGATCATCAACAGAAGCATTACCTGATCCCACCATGCCAGCCAACAGATCCAGGTTCAGACCATCAGGAATATCAGCAGCAAGCTTCTCCTCTTCAGCTTCCAAGTCCCAAGTCAAGTGCTCCCCACTCTGGAACGCCTTTATGCACCCGATCTTCGTCTCCAAAGCATCATAGGCAAGAGCATTCATTAAGGTGTCCCCAAGTTTAGAATTCTTCTCCTTCAGCACCTGCACCTCGGTAGCCAGGGAGGCCTTCTCTTCCAGAATCTGGGAAACACGTGCCTCAGCATCAGAAGCGCGTTTCTCAGCGTCAGCAGCAGATTTTTTGGCCTCGGCAACACATTCATTAGCCTCAGTAACATTCTTTTCAGCATCAGAGATCCGTCCTTCAACATCAGAAAGACTGCTCTGCAACTTCTGCTTCTGAGCAGCCTCCTCCAGCAGTAGATTCTGGGCCTTGTCCAATTCAGCTTGGATTTGGAATTTGCTTTCCTCGGCTGCGTTTGTCTGCTTAAGGAGCTCCGTCTTCTCAGCTTCCAGGAGAGGAACTTTCCTCCTTAGAAATAAGGACATCTGGAAAGACTACCAACCCAGAACAgagtgaaaaaaaaagagagagagaatattTTGAGGCAGTCAGCATGTGTTCACCTCAAATGACTGCTCAGCTGCACGGTCCACCAAGTCATACAAAGCTCTTTTCCCCAATGCAGACTCGGAGGCAGGGAACAGCAGCTGATCCATTAGAGCCAGATTACGCGCGGATTTAACCTTGCCAAAATCATCCGAAAATGTTAAGGCAATAGCTCCAGAAGCAGAAGCAGCTCCAGAAGCAGGAACAACTCCAGAAGCAGGGACAGATCCGGAGGCAGGGATAGAGCCAGTATCAGGAGCAGACTTAGTAACAGGAGTAGGACCAGAAGCAGGAGCAGATTTGGAAGCAGGAAAATCCCCAGAAGCAGAAGGAAGATACCCAGGAATTGGAGGCCTCATAGCTAGAGGAACGACTTCGATGGGAACCTGCTCCTGGGCCTGACCAGCAACAGCAGACCTTCTTTTCGCGCGAGTTCCAGAACCAGTGGCAGTAGTGGCTTTCCTATTCTCGGCGGGCTTGGGAGCGCTCTCGGCGCGCTTCTTTTCTCTCAGAGCCAGAATGTCAGTCAGTGAGGCTTTGGATTTTGGGGAACCTGAAGACAGGAATGTTCAAGTCAGAGCCAGAAAGGCATCACATTACCAGAATCAGAAAACAATTAGAAATGGATAAAGTAATGTACCGGTCGACATTGATTCAcgtgcttcttcttcttcttcttcaagctCTTCTTCTTTCGAAGCAGATGCAGAGTCCTGAACCAGGTTAGGAAAGGTCCTATTCTTGTCAGGAGGACCAAACATTTTTGTAAGAGATGCAACCTCGTCAGCGAATGGGGTCAAATGGCGCAGACCTACACAAAAAGCCAAGTAAGGAAATATGAGCATCAAAAGAAAAATCCAAAGAAAAATCTGAGCATGCAAGTACCATGAGTCGAACGCCAGACGCTGACGATATAGTCAGTAGGAGCAGGAAGCGTGTTGACTTTCACAAAGATAAAGCGGGTAAACCACTTGCTATCATCCGACTTCACAGGGAAGATGATGCAGTTCTTCTCCCCATCTTGAACCCGGATGGTCACTTGACCACAACTTAGGGATCTGACCGAGAACAAGTGAGCAAGGTCCGAGAGACCAATGTCATAGACAAAGCGGCTGTTCATAGCGTGAATTGCAAGCAAAGTCCGCCAAGTGTACGGAGCAAATTGACAAATGGCCAGCCGATTCAGATTCAAGAACTCTCGAACCAGAGGCGGGAACGGATATCTCAGACCCAGACGGAAGGCATATTCATATAAACATATCCATCCCTTGCGCACAAAGTCGGCGTTTTGGCCGGGGGTTGGAATAAGGAACTCTACCTGATCAGAGAATCCAATCGTCTCCCTAATATGAGCGACGTCATCTGTGGTGAACTCAGAATCACACGAGTGTTTGGCGGACAAAAAACCACCAGAAGGTAAGAGGTTGGACGGGACCGCCGGATCCGAGGCAGAGGTTGAGGAAGCGGTTTTTTGTGACATAATGAAGCAACGAGAtgcaaagaaagaaaaagaaaggaaggcAAAAGGGGACGAAGTACCTGTTGAAAGCAGCCGGCAGAGGAGAGTTTGTGGGAGAGGAAGGTGAAAAAGGTGAGATAATAATGGAGTGTGAGGAGTTAAGAAACCGAGGAGGTAGTATATAGGGGAGAGAGAGTTTGTGGGAGAGTGGGATAATGAATGTGGCGGTTGAGAGACATAAAGTGGGGGATTTCTCGAGACTAAGGTAACTGATAAAGCTCCGTTAGTTCTCCGCATCGCAAACAGAAATTCCCGCCTAAAAATTTTGAGATGGAAATTTGAGGGcaattgttagggataaaaattGTATTTTATCACCCGTGACGTGGCGCCTTCTTACTGGCAGAGAGAGAGGCGAAAAGCTAGGTGACATGGCGCATGGCTGTTGGAGGATGAGAGAAGGAAAGGACCGATGATGTGGCGTGTTGAGAACCATAAGATCAAAACCAACAAACACAACTTGATGTATGAAATAACACACGTGCAGCAAAGTGAGTATTAACCAAGTCAAACAACAAACCCCTATTCTTTAAGGAGTTGACCTGGTATTCAGTAACAGAAGCAGAGGAAACTCAGAAACCCTAAGTCTGATTCTAGCAGCTATAAAAGCAAGGGAGTTCACTGTGAAAAGGGgcattcgaaatttatctcaagCAACACATCATTCCTCAAAAATCCCGTCTATACTTGGCAATAATTCACTAGCTGAAATAAtaattgtatttccttacttgcataTTAAACCTTAATTATAGTGTAaagttggtgggattccgactccccccgcggttgttcccacaccggctTTTCCGCGTCACCAATAATCCTCCGTGTCATTCTTTCATTCGTCTTTATTTCGTTCATTGTCATCGTTACATTCAAATCGTAATTTGCCCTAGatcaatcactatcactcacatagTTAAATTCGTAACCGgtaattttttaccaaaacaTTCCCCGTCTCATTTTGGGACTTCTGCTGCTTTGAGTGTCTCTATTGTGTGAAGTATTTCCATCTATAACTTATATAAACTATTTATGCCCATGTCTACTGTCTTTTGATAGGAAGTCTCAAAAAATGGAACAAACATCACTCTACTTCACAACTGCAGCTTTGTCTTACCTGCGTGAACAGGTTTGTATGTATATATATTTAAATAACCACCTGTGCCTTCACTAGACCCTTCTTTTCCTTTGACAATCATATGTGATGGATTTGACAGGGTTTCAACTTCGAGCTGGTGAAGCTTGGTTTATATGAAGAAGGGCCTATTGATAACGGGGCTAGGATGCATCTCAACTTCAAGGCTAAACTTGTAGATGACCCTAGTTCCCCTGTGGAGAATTTTTTTTGCACAATTGCGGTACGGTTTTTTAGAGGTGAAGATGCTGGATTGCGTGATTTGGCTGTTGAATGCTGCGTATCTTTGGGAGAATCTAAGTTTCTACCAGGTATGTAGTTTTTTTTTGGTACTCACCAGGTATGTAGTTGTCACTACATTACTGCATATGTTACGGTTTTTAATTTAGTACTTCCAAGGCTCAATGATTCCCTGTTACTAACTTGATGTCTGACCTTCATGTACGTTGTAATACAGAGAAAAGAGACAATCGGGGATGCCTATTTTGTATCCAGTTTATACATCTATAGGCGGATGTAAGTGGATAGAGTTGGACTGGAGGACGTACGAGTGTAACGAGTCTTCAGAAGAGGAGCAGTCATCTGAGGACGAGTCCGAGTCAGACGACGAGTTCGAGAAGTAGCTATATTTTCAGTTCTCTGTTGCTTATCAAATTATCAAACTTATTTTGGATGGCCTACAAGAACACGTGCACAAGTCAGAAAAACTAGCAATCCCACCGCCAAACCTCTTTTAACAAAAATCCCAATTAATTCCCACCGCAAAACCCAATTCACCTAATCTCGCCGGCGGCGTCACCGAATCCCCACAAGCCGCCTGTGAGAGCCGCCTTTACCCTTCACCTTTAGCTTATCGTTTTCCTTCTTTTTCGATTTTAAAAGGCTGATTTGGGTGGTCAATTGATGATTTGTGGTGCGGTTGCTGTCTCAGCTTCTTTATTTCCGGCATCTATTGACTTCTCCGAGTCTCAGCTATGTGTTCTTTTGTCTAAGTTCCTTTTCTTGTGTGGTTTTTTTATTTCCTGGTTTGTTTGCTGATCTTTATCCCAATTAGGTCATGGGATGTTCTGAATCTTCCTGTTTATCTTGTTTTCTCTCAATCTTTATGCTTGGTTATCAAACCTTTTATAAGTAGTTGGAGTTATAATCTCAGTAGATTGATTATCAATTTCTGCTACTTAATCTTTGTGGTTTGTTTGTTGTGGATGATAATGGGGTCGATGATAATGACCTTACTAAATTGGTTATGGAATTGGG
Encoded here:
- the LOC141601954 gene encoding uncharacterized protein LOC141601954, which encodes MRKPELSDRMAKWSVHLSGYDLKFEPRTAIKSQALADFVSDFCPALQTQAEQDILSLEEDKGEQATNNEAEYEALILGLKLALDLKIRHLKVCSDSKLIVNHVNDCYEARDPRMMAYLDVAKEMTLRFFTFNIKQIPRDQNAEAGTLATLKATFKAGAVCTIPIVHVLELAILKPEQEAVVLCSTSSEENTPDWRKPYLDWLQNDILSPDKKEVRSFKIKASRFGIPYEIICDNGSQFIGNKTEDFCARWNISLQKSTPRNP